A genomic stretch from Ficedula albicollis isolate OC2 chromosome 4A, FicAlb1.5, whole genome shotgun sequence includes:
- the GLRA4 gene encoding glycine receptor subunit alpha-4, whose amino-acid sequence MGALRAGALAFLLLLLLGCLLPRRGPLRLVSGREEIKAGSRSSPQPMSPSDFLDKLMGRTSGYDARIRPNFKGPPVNVTCNIFINSFGSVTETTMDYRVNVFLRQQWNDPRLAYREYPDDSLDLDPSMLDSIWKPDLFFANEKGANFHEVTTDNKLLRIFKNGNVLYSIRLTLILSCPMDLKNFPMDIQTCTMQLESFGYTMNDLIFEWLEEQEAVQVAEGLTLPQFILRDEKDLGYCTKYYNTGKFTCIEVKFHLERQMGYYLIQMYIPSLLIVILSWVSFWINMDAAPARVGLGITTVLTMTTQSAGSRASLPKVSYVKAIDIWMAVCLLFVFAALLEYAAVNFVSRQHKEFMRLRRRQRRQRMGLSSGTASLESLRQLSSRHSSEHTYATLSQLSSSREEELSRESRFYLRGYGLGQCLQPKEGAGEGPGVYSPPAASAVLREGESLRRRYLDRAKRIDTVSRAVFPFTFLVFNIFYWVVYKVLRSEDIHLVP is encoded by the exons GCTGGTCTCAGGGCGGGAGGAGATTAAAGCTGGTTCCCGAAGCTCACCCCAGCCCATGTCACCCTCTGACTTCCTGGATAAGCTTATGGGACGAACCTCAGGCTATGACGCCCGCATTCGACCCAACTTCAAAG GTCCACCCGTCAACGTGACGTGCAACATCTTCATCAACAGCTTTGGCTCCGTCACCGAGACCACCATG GACTACCGCGTGAACGTGTTCCTGCGGCAGCAGTGGAACGACCCCCGCCTGGCGTACCGCGAGTACCCCGACGACTCCCTCGACCTCGACCCTTCCATGCTCGACTCCATCTGGAAGCCAGACCTGTTCTTTGCCAACGAGAAAGGGGCCAACTTCCACGAGGTCACCACTGACAACAAGCTCCTGCGCATCTTCAAGAATGGCAACGTGCTCTACAGCATTAG gctgacACTGATCCTGTCCTGCCCCATGGACCTCAAGAACTTCCCCATGGACATCCAGACATGCACCATGCAGCTGGAGAGTT TTGGCTACACTATGAATGACCTCATCTTCGagtggctggaggagcaggaggccGTGCAGGTGGCAGAGGGCTTGACACTCCCACAGTTCATCCTCAGGGATGAGAAGGACCTGGGCTATTGCACCAAGTACTACAACACAG GCAAGTTCACCTGCATCGAGGTGAAGTTCCACCTGGAGAGGCAGATGGGTTACTACCTGATCCAGATGTACATCCCCAGCCTGCTCATTGTCATCCTCTCCTGGGTCTCCTTCTGGATCAACATGGATGCGGCGCCAGCCCGGGTGGGCTTGGGCATCACCACGGTGCTCACCATGACCACGCAGAGCGCCGGCTCCCGGGCCTCCCTGCCCAAG GTGTCCTATGTGAAGGCCATTGACATCTGGATGGCCGTGTGCCTGCTCTTTGTCTTCGCCGCCCTGCTGGAGTACGCCGCCGTCAACTTTGTGTCCCGCCAGCACAAGGAGTTCATGCGCCTGCGCCGCCGCCAGCGACGGCAGAGGATG GGCCTGAGCAGCGGCACGGCCAGCCTGGAGTCCCTGCGGCAGCTGAGCAGCCGGCACAGCAGCGAGCACACCTACGCGACGCTCTCGCAGCTCTCCAGCTCCCGG GAGGAAGAGCTCAGCCGCGAGAGCCGCTTCTACCTGCGAGGCTACGGGCTGGGCCAGTGCCTGCAGCCCAaggagggggctggggagggccCTGGCGTGTACAGCCCCCCAGCAGCCAGCGCCGTGCTGCGGGAGGGGGAGAGCCTCCGCAGGCGCTACCTCGACCGCGCCAAGCGCATCGACACCGTCTCCAGAGCCGTCTTCCCCTTCACCTTCCTGGTCTTCAATATCTTCTACTGGGTGGTTTACAAAGTGCTGCGCTCAGAGGACATCCACTTGGTGCCCTGA
- the GLA gene encoding alpha-galactosidase A, with protein MGWLHWERFLCGTDCAAEPRRCVSEQLFVEMADRMAAEGWRDAGYEFICIDDCWMAPTRDEQGRLRADPRRFPGGIRRLADYVHSKGLKLGIYSDVGNKTCAGFPGSYNYYDLDAQTFASWGVDLLKFDGCNSDSLELLAEGYRRMSLALNRTGRSIVYSCEWPFYLRPVQQPNYTEIKQYCNHWRNFYDVYDSWSSIKSILDWTALHQDTIVKIAGPGGWNDPDMLVIGNFGLSWDQSVTQMAMWAIMAAPLFMSNDLRHISPEAKCLLQNKEVIAINQDPLGKQGYQLIKDKNFQLWERPLSGRAYAVAVLNQQEIGGPQNFTFSLTFLGNGLACNPACSIRQVLPASRDWGVYSWISSLSVEVNPTGTVLLKVLPL; from the exons ATGGGCTGGCTGCACTGGGAGCGCTTCCTCTGCGGCACCGACTGCGCCGCCGAGCCGCGCCGCTGCGTCAG CGAGCAGCTGTTCGTGGAGATGGCTGACAGGATGGCCGCCGAGGGCTGGAGGGACGCCGGCTACGAGTTCATCTGCATTGACGACTGCTGGATGGCCCCGACGCGGGACGAGCAGGGCAGGCTGCGGGCAGACCCCAGGCGGTTCCCCGGTGGGATCCGCAGGCTGGCCGACTAC GTCCACTCCAAGGGTCTGAAGCTGGGAATCTACAGCGATGTTGGGAACAAGACGTGTGCTGGCTTCCCTGGCAGCTACAACTACTATGACCTGGATGCCCAGACATTTGCTTCCTGGGGTGTGGACCTGCTCAAATTTGATGGCTGCAACTCTGactcactggagctgctggcagaag GATACAGGCGCATGTCTCTGGCCCTGAACAGGACTGGAAGGAGCATTGTGTACTCCTGTGAGTGGCCTTTCTACTTGAGGCCTGTGCAGCAG CCCAATTACACAGAGATCAAACAGTACTGCAATCACTGGAGGAATTTCTATGATGTCTATGACTCCTGGAGCAGCATCAAGAGTATCTTAGACTGGACAGCACTTCACCAGGACACCATTGTGAAGATAGCTGGGCCAGGGGGCTGGAATGATCCAGACATG CTGGTGATTGGAAActttgggctgagctgggaccaGTCGGTGACTCAGATGGCCATGTGGGCCATCATGGCCGCTCCCCTGTTCATGTCCAACGACCTGAGGCACATCAGTCCTGAGGCCAAGTGTCTGCTCCAGAACAAAGAGGTGATCGCCATCAACCAGGATCCACTGGGCAAGCAGGGATACCAGCTCATCAAG GACAAGAACTTCCAGCTGTGGGAGCGGCCCCTGTCTGGCCGAGCCTACGCTGTGGCCGTGCTGAACCAGCAGGAGATTGGAGGACCCCAGAATTTCACCTTCTCCCTCACCTTCCTGGGCAATGGGCTGGCCTGCAACCCAGCCTGCTCCATCCGAcaggtgctgccagccagcagggactggggtgTTTACAGCTGGATCTCCTCCCTGAGCGTGGAGGTGAACCCCACAGGCACTGTGCTGCTCAAAGTCCTGCCACTATAG